A window of the Plasmodium vivax chromosome 12, whole genome shotgun sequence genome harbors these coding sequences:
- a CDS encoding hypothetical protein, conserved (encoded by transcript PVX_117345A) — MKKLFFCFLLVLANSVTVHCSGGDDDQGVAFKEKNVKTEKGAEEWLPNSDVWGSGNGTIGRQANGRTLRMLNAGESGSGDGSNPYDSDDSDEDDSDGDDSDDDDENQDSDENNFEVPINCTDGECLNSMDDINKIIDDKKKKLKNKKKRGKAVQIIKPNVNHTELIIIEENLEILKSIEKPIAIVSVLGDMHTGKSFLLNLLNEHVVKDVSKSEKNIEKGFKVGNDITASTYGIWIWSEPIKITVGKLKKMYDYIDQNFTNFVKNYEYEKDEYNEEIIDLLNLYKTDDWLAKIDELNLAESQEVNLILMDTQGLNSPNVNKRYDEILYALTNLISTDIIFLTMKMINNKDLEFIENITKDANLFMLRAYTRSNGSTFSIKKNNFDKILDHMESVENNSLILESIASKNLMWVVHDFSQRLDVRKGKLWLDILLNSDRRDLDIKYWKKIISNKSKEKYDAYTTKQRKIAYLGYSDGGASNQADQSAGAVAETSSNYKLNVLYKNIDCVLLRNMYNNKEFDFTNANLADLNDEYKNDVMLLRYKIYLRALLFPKKMYSNVQMNYWMGKMRKEQQMRNQEGKGGAAKKTTDGGENHSSGSYGAEMSNRYMSGQDVHDFITFLVRSANQNLFTNVNQFFKQFKINRAEISRNDLVFLYKKYLLQFMENEDVEFISYLNDEGDDLAASLGNKFSSHERKSTFEEEELFSEDFPEEEKKNTEERMDMYKLPPLLNEIRKYEELIREQILNIWYKYTESDFHDDEEKELIKDIEANLYERLDQIKNEMVELGEANIKKFCKIACEDALQIVVEDIKMKSDQYPIKQKDLMNFFESVSYNLLKYLEKKLSKSAEKLDLIYYKDEICSPLINSTFQEFYYLKKKNITLNESRLKFHFSNAVSKGKEVFEMLAESTDNITEYFKNKNLFYAILDKWNAEAVNVYMTSLSDFSKEEKEISEEYLIILDNDIKVLKQKAMEKWHNHCKDKTSALFNMHKGNLKKNFLENFNFPLDELVLQDIFLSLKGQEELKYMDIYCSNEESWQGEYKKFLLLTDEVYKFIKDENLKAIQITCQQPLDDLKNGIRHEIKKYYLWRSLKNELYSRALVVLSSNIENIYLKNQRENKIQSSIEEKLSTKNTHYRKISKELMSKVINRWLNNDIYNIYYPIIRKQLIHKIICYLGMLILMFITCVVLYFKKFHISFFFLIIISLFMIFGYAQISLYVKKFFRHVVFYFYEGIANVFGTEGAIIFTILFISVTAIYLYNYHIVRIKNKVAKNTKKIFQSQNLMNLSGVNGFKDMNGNPKTRIFKPNIMKYSDYDKRDGKYLTSNLTQDYKMHNDASQFIDLKSRPNRGNKVDDYPPYSNPSKFQRRSYLD; from the coding sequence atgaaaaaactatttttttgcttcctacTCGTCCTTGCCAACTCAGTGACTGTTCATTGCAGTGGTGGCGATGACGACCAGGGAGTGGCttttaaggagaaaaatgtaaaaacagaaaaggggGCAGAGGAATGGCTTCCCAACAGTGATGTGTGGGGCAGTGGAAATGGCACTATTGGAAGGCAGGCCAATGGCCGCACTTTGAGAATGCTAAATGCGGGCGAAAGCGGAAGTGGCGACGGAAGCAACCCGTACGACAGTGACGACTCGGATGAGGACGACTCGGATGGCGACGACTCAGATGATGACGATGAAAACCAAGACAGCGACGAGAACAACTTTGAAGTGCCCATCAACTGCACAGATGGAGAGTGCCTGAACTCGATGGAcgatattaacaaaataatcgatgataagaaaaaaaaattaaaaaataaaaagaagagagGAAAAGCTGTGCAGATAATAAAACCAAATGTAAACCATACGGAACTGATAATcattgaagaaaatttagaaaTTCTCAAAAGTATTGAAAAGCCAATCGCCATCGTATCCGTTTTGGGAGACATGCACACAGGGAAGTCTTTCCTCCTAAATTTGCTCAACGAACATGTAGTGAAGGACGTCagtaaaagtgaaaaaaatatcgaaaAGGGATTCAAAGTGGGAAATGACATCACGGCGAGTACGTACGGTATATGGATTTGGTCAGAGCCAATTAAAATCACCGTagggaagttaaaaaaaatgtatgactATATAGATCAAAATTTCACcaactttgtaaaaaattatgaatatgaaaaggatgaatataatgaagaaattatAGATTTGCTAAACCTGTACAAGACAGACGattggctagccaaaattgACGAGTTGAATTTGGCTGAATCTCAGGAAgtgaatttaattttaatggACACCCAAGGGTTGAACAGCCCAAATGTGAATAAGCGGTACGACGAAATATTGTACGCCCTTACCAATTTAATATCCACCGATATTATCTTCCTAACCATGAAAATGATTAACAATAAGGACTTGGAgtttatagaaaatattacGAAAGATGCCAACCTGTTTATGCTCAGAGCGTACACCCGATCTAACGGATCCACTTTTtctataaagaaaaataattttgacaAAATTTTAGACCATATGGAAAGCGTAGAGAATAACTCCCTAATATTGGAGAGCATCGCTTCGAAGAACCTGATGTGGGTGGTGCACGATTTCAGTCAACGGCTGGACGTGCGGAAGGGGAAGCTGTGGCTCGACATTTTGTTAAACTCTGACCGGAGGGACCTGGACATCAAGTATTGGAAGAAAATCATTTCCAATAAGAGCAAGGAGAAGTACGACGCGTACACGACCAAGCAGAGGAAAATCGCCTACCTGGGTTACTCCGATGGGGGGGCCTCCAACCAGGCCGACCAAAGCGCCGGCGCCGTGGCGGAAACGTCCTCCAACTACAAACTGAACGTGCTGTACAAAAACATAGACTGCGTGCTGCTCCGAAATATGTATAACAACAAGGAGTTCGATTTTACGAATGCGAACCTGGCCGACCTGAACGATGAGTACAAAAATGACGTGATGCTGCTGAGGTATAAAATTTACCTGCGCGCTTTGCTGTTCCCAAAGAAGATGTATTCCAATGTGCAGATGAATTACTGGATGGGGAAAATGAGGAAGGAGCAGCAGATGCGCAACCAGGAGGGGAAAGGCGGGGCCGCAAAAAAGACCACCGATGGGGGAGAGAACCATAGCAGCGGTAGTTACGGCGCCGAGATGAGCAACAGATACATGTCGGGGCAGGACGTGCACGACTTTATCACGTTTCTAGTCCGATCGGCCAACCAAAACCTCTTCACAAATGTCAACCAGTTTTTCAAACAGTTCAAAATTAACAGAGCGGAAATTAGCAGAAACGATTTGGTATTCCTCTACAAGAAGTACCTCCTACAGTTTATGGAAAATGAGGATGTGGAATTTATAAGCTACCTGAATGACGAGGGGGACGACTTGGCAGCCAGTTTGGGAAACAAATTCAGCTCACATGAGAGGAAGAGCACCttcgaagaggaagaactcTTCAGCGAGGATTTcccagaggaggaaaaaaaaaacacggaGGAGCGAATGGATATGTATAagctccccccgctgctgaACGAAATTAGAAAGTACGAAGAACTCATAAgggaacaaattttaaacatCTGGTATAAGTACACGGAGAGCGATTTCCATGAcgatgaggagaaggagctCATCAAAGATATCGAAGCGAACTTGTATGAAAGGTTGGaccaaataaaaaacgaaatggtcGAGTTGGGCGAAGCCaacattaaaaagttttgcaaaattgcatGTGAAGATGCGTTGCAAATCGTCGTGGAGGAcatcaaaatgaagagcGACCAGTACCCCATCAAGCAGAAAGATCTCATGAACTTCTTCGAATCGGTTAGCTACAATTTGTTGAAGTATTTGGAAAAGAAGCTCTCCAAAAGTGCAGAAAAGTTAGACTTAATATATTACAAGGACGAAATTTGCAGCCCCCTGATAAATAGCACCTTCCAGGAGTTttactatttaaaaaagaagaacattACCTTAAATGAGAGCCGTCTGaagtttcatttttccaaTGCAGTGTCCAAGGGGAAGGAAGTCTTCGAAATGCTGGCAGAGAGCACCGATAACATAACTGAATATttcaaaaacaaaaatttgttttatgccattttggACAAGTGGAATGCGGAAGCGGTCAACGTGTATATGACCTCGTTGAGtgatttttcaaaagaggaaaaggaaatcagCGAGGAGTACCTAATCATTCTCGATAACGACATAAAGGTTCTGAAGCAAAAGGCCAtggaaaaatggcacaacCATTGTAAGGACAAAACTAGCGCCCTCTTCAACATGCATAAGggcaatttgaagaaaaacttcCTCGAAAATTTCAACTTCCCACTAGACGAACTGGTACTGCAGGATATATTCCTGAGTCTTAAGGGGCAGGAAGAACTCAAGTACATGGATATCTACTGCTCCAATGAGGAGTCCTGGCAGGGGGAATACAAGAAATTTCTCCTTCTAACAGATGAGgtgtataaatttataaaggATGAAAATTTGAAGGCCATTCAGATAACCTGCCAGCAACCGCTAgacgatttaaaaaatggcataagacacgaaataaagaaatactACCTGTGGAGGTccctaaaaaatgaactctACAGTAGAGCGTTGGTTGTACTGTCTAGCAacattgaaaatatttatctgaAAAAtcaaagggaaaacaaaatacaGTCTTCTATAGAGGAAAAGCTCAGCACCAAAAATACACACTACAGAAAAATTTCGAAAGAATTAATGAGCAAAGTTATAAACCGGTGGTTAAacaatgatatatataatatttactaCCCCATAATTAGGAAGCAGCTCATTCATAAGATTATATGCTACCTGGGAATGCTCATTCTGATGTTCATAACGTGTGTAGTgttgtattttaaaaagtttcacatcagcttcttcttcttaataATCATTTCGCTCTTTATGATATTTGGATACGCTCAGATATCGCTCTACGTTAAGAAGTTCTTCCGCCATGTGGTCTTTTACTTTTACGAGGGAATTGCCAACGTGTTTGGAACGGAGGGAGCCATCATTTTCACCATTCTGTTCATCAGCGTGACAGCTATTTACCTGTACAATTACCACATCGTGAGGATTAAGAACAAAGTGGCAAAGAATACCAAGAAGATTTTCCAGTCCCAAAATCTTATGAACTTGTCTGGCGTGAATGGCTTTAAAGATATGAATGGCAACCCCAAGACGAGGATATTCAAGCCGAATATAATGAAGTACTCCGATTATGATAAGAGGGATGGCAAGTACCTCACTTCTAACCTCACGCAGGATTACAAGATGCACAATGATGCCTCGCAGTTCATAGACCTTAAGAGTAGGCCAAACCGGGGCAACAAGGTGGACGACTACCCGCCGTACAGCAACCCCAGCAAGTTTCAGCGGCGCTCCTACTTGGATTAG
- a CDS encoding hypothetical protein, conserved (encoded by transcript PVX_117350A) gives MGEFKVGSKLKEQIVCNMQPLIMCLHKHDDDISKCVPEVHIFERTCSKSVNYVHDRIGLDDTRNTLYTGKRAI, from the coding sequence ATGGGGGAATTCAAAGTCGGGTCGAAGCTGAAGGAGCAAATCGTGTGCAACATGCAACCCCTAATCATGTGCCTGCACAAGCATGACGATGATATAAGCAAGTGCGTGCCAGAAGTCCACATCTTCGAACGAACCTGCAGCAAGAGTGTGAATTACGTGCACGATCGGATCGGCCTAGATGATACGAGGAACACCCTATACACGGGGAAAAGGGCCATCTGA
- a CDS encoding hypothetical protein, conserved (encoded by transcript PVX_117355A), which produces MKVDASEIFRNYDQRKAEEHIESLRNDIRSKEESIKTFLKEKSSHVIDNTIKIKSVYASVDKIKCQLEDIICTYKDLIGGVRNTASVNFGESSVHTEKFSESEKDIIKEVWKKKCDSYYFLFEGTHLGRSAGEGEAPQCDAAYHIVKTEKEELLNYDCFFLNNYINHVYLDVNKKMSEGKYSFVLNKLYTDIFLCMKVLSSLLKNEKMKNIYINMFNSNRSILYLNTYVNKHKENFCEILLKLIYSSYHNLAYNNACTVESIPQSVIVLLLFYSKQNCQLVEIVKNDLFGEILNARINLLHTFVRRGSHVQDGPLPLRKVKTLFLQITYLVLHTKYMALLLIDVTNEGLRRGVKNSQVGGLEQGCPLQWEEKNEQSCDDNAHGDEAEDAEGNPFLRRMQRELFILQNIPHEKAKKNKQYFNYAVSSMEEIKKSLNEGIVEKFSLAQKTYVQFACLTYEYMLHLLHVYYCKNDYGVTCGQLFTEFADINRLHNKMKGKIEMKERHYRKYVKDVDFYLNNSYLHAIHDEIFEIFFFLFFNKFVCAIPFFDHNPVDKWKLVMKIFLHNLFCNISISYERNCEIKSWVFYSFLLNLFYYYYEFFSIDLGRIYAQFCTVDRDSSEDQHTKKDDQKEAAERAKPRGKTSREGHFHRGFKKILKEKIHPLIFSAYKLIIFVETKEINHSANADFLLVDQGAHDVGDFSKMFDSFMSILKSHTGEGAHARESAIAKANVEGEPTSTRSCSLSRCPNLVRFLKVPLGGEATHVQNTPEGGKRPNSSATMRDGNVDCETVNLHQEKQSGMQEGREPPHTGNMPNCGDQIEERENSEEQYKELHLYVNLLRHNDKRSWTHFLSPREGSDKEEVANGFGGEPNFSLNDLKSIFLHIVYKILKTSVKCFCVGYLDNLKQHLHFYLNMLINNDIKNILCEKMNGHLVNIFSFSNLFILYVEKLFNTDVYRSVAIFLVKTALQKEVYKIYAQFICLVKEVYASQYARSNEKNKTLLNKKVTELYNIILLDLSFCEYILDNNNIIHKSTYDYLMRRYRNYETYYIKSCLYFVHIYKEKYNVYSEKDMNECSAGRHPFWGKLNEKDAEKKKKKKNAEMYPFKCLIDDVLTELNKLDNLNGIIFQKHIRLFAQNVIRDTYLLYYLFVQGPTINNLLGNVQTDANTSSLEIFHFNQVSSVGDNSIEDNLAEDKMYEEICNEEEYKKLFEEKNDVLYIVDVYTKWCGPCLFTFEIINKIYKANFTFTESVKIVAVCAQNIASLKNYDNNSKPFYLILKNGEIIRQIQGCNTPHIFALIDEHLLGTKFS; this is translated from the exons ATGAAAGTTGACGCTAGTGAAATATTTCGAAACTACGACCAGAGGAAAGCAGAGGAACACATTGAGAGCCTGCGAAATGACATCAGGAGCAAGGAAGAATccataaaaacatttttgaaagaaaaaagcagcCATGTGATAGACAACACtatcaaaattaaaagtgTGTATGCAAGTGTAGACAAAATAAAGTGCCAATTGGAGGATATCATTTGCACTTATAAGGATTTAATCGGTGGCGTTCGAAACACAGCGTCGGTGAATTTTGGAGAGTCATCAGTGCACACAGAAAAGTTTAGCGAATCGGAAAAGGACATCATAAAAGAggtgtggaaaaaaaaatgcgacagttactattttttatttgaaggtACCCATTTGGGAAGAAGCGCAGGAGAGGGGGAAGCTCCGCAATGTGACGCTGCCTATCACATTgtaaaaacggaaaaggaggaactgCTCAATTACGACTGCTTCTTCCTTAACAACTACATCAACCATGTGTACCTTGATGTGAATAAAAAGATGAGCGAGGGAAAATACTCATTTGTGCTGAACAAATTATACACAGATATATTTCTCTGTATGAAGGTCCTCAGCTCTTtgctcaaaaatgaaaaaatgaaaaatatttacattaacATGTTTAATAGCAACAggtccattttgtatttaaataCGTATGTAAATAAGCATAAGGAAAATTTCTGTGAAATTTTGCTCAAGTTGATATATTCCTCGTATCACAATTTGGCATACAACAACGCATGTACAGTGGAGAGCATTCCCCAGTCGGTAATCGTGCTGTTGCTTTTTTACAGCAAACAGAATTGCCAACTCGTGGAAATTGTGAAAAACGATTTGTTTGGGGAAATTCTCAACGCGAGGATAAATTTGTTACACACCTTTGTGCGTAGAGGGAGCCACGTACAGGATGGACCGCTCCCCCTCCGCAAGGTGAAGAcgttatttttgcaaatcacTTATCTTGTTTTGCACACGAAATATATGGCCCTTCTGCTGATTGATGTGACAAATGAGGGGTTGCGCCGAGGGGTGAAAAATAGTCAGGTTGGCGGTCTCGAACAGGGATGTCCCCTGCagtgggaggaaaaaaatgaacaaagttGTGACGATAACGCTCATGGGGATGAGGCAGAGGACGCTGAGGGAAACCCCTTCCTGCGGAGAATGCAGAGGGAGCTGTTCATCCTGCAGAATATACCCcatgaaaaggcaaaaaaaaacaaacagtACTTTAACTATGCTGTGAGTAGCatggaagaaataaaaaaaagtttgaaCGAAGGAATTGTTGAGAAGTTCAGCTTAGCACAAAAAACGTACGTCCAATTTGCCTGCCTGACTTATGAGTATATGCTCCACCTGCTGCACGTCTACTACTGCAAAAATGATTACGGCGTAACGTGCGGCCAGCTATTCACAGAGTTTGCAGACATAAACAGACTGcacaacaaaatgaaggggaaaatcgAAATGAAAGAAAGGCACTATCGCAAATATGTTAAAGATGTCgatttttacctgaacaatAGTTATTTGCATGCTATTCATGATGAAATTTTcgagatattttttttccttttttttaacaaatttgtgtGTGCAATTCCGTTTTTTGATCATAATCCAGTTGACAAGTGGAAGCTCGTAATGAAGATATTTTTGCACAATCTGTTTTGCAACATTTCGATTTCTTATGAGCGAAATTGCGAAATTAAAAGTTGGGTGTTTTACTCATTCCTGctgaatttattttactactactacgaatttttttccatcgaTTTGGGGAGAATATACGCGCAGTTTTGCACCGTGGACAGGGACTCAAGTGAAGACCAgcatacaaaaaaagatGATCAGAAAGAGGCGGCTGAGCGGGCCAAACCGCGGGGTAAAACATCCAGAGAGGGACACTTTCATAGgggctttaaaaaaattttaaaggaaaaaattcaccCCCTTATATTTTCAGCCTACAAGCTGATTATCTTCGTAGAAACCAAAGAAATCAACCACAGCGCGAATGCGGACTTTCTGCTCGTAGACCAAGGCGCACATGATGTTGgcgatttttccaaaatgttcgACTCGTTTATGAGTATTTTGAAAAGCCACACTGGGGAAGGGGCACACGCCAGGGAGAGTGCAATTGCAAAGGCGAACGTGGAGGGAGAACCAACGTCCACACGCAGTTGTAGCTTAAGTAGGTGCCCTAATCTGGTCCGCTTCTTAAAAGTGccgctggggggggaggccaccCATGTGCAGAACACcccagagggggggaagcgccccAATAGTAGTGCCACCATGCGTGATGGTAACGTGGATTGCGAAACGGTGAACCTCCACCAGGAAAAGCAGAGTGGCATGCAGGAAGGAAGGGAACCCCCTCACACTGGGAACATGCCCAATTGTGGAGACCAAATCGAAGAGAGAGAAAACTCGGAGGAGCAATATAAGGAGCTCCATCTCTACGTCAACCTGCTTAGGCATAATGATAAGCGATCGTGGACCCATTTCCTCAGTCCCCGGGAGGGCAGTGATAAAGAGGAAGTAGCGAACGGCTTCGGGGGGGAGCCCAATTTTTCCCTCAATGATTTAAAGAGCATTTTTCTACACATTGTGTACAAAATATTGAAGACATCTGTGAAATGCTTCTGCGTGGGGTACCTGGACAATTTGAAGCAACATTTGCATTTCTACCTGAACAtgttaataaataatgatataaaaaatattttatgcgaaaaaatgaatggccACTTGGTgaatattttctccttttccaacCTGTTCATCCTCTACGTTGAGAAGTTATTCAACACGGACGTGTATCGAAGCGTAGCTATCTTCCTAGTAAAAACTGCCCTACAGAAGGAggtatacaaaatatatgcgCAATTTATTTGCCTGGTGAAGGAAGTGTACGCCTCCCAGTATGCACGTtcgaatgagaaaaataaaacgctgttaaataaaaaagtaaccGAACTGTATAACATTATTTTGCTGGACTTATCATTTTGTGAATATATTTTGGacaataataatatcatACACAAATCCACGTATGATTATCTGATGCGGCGGTATAGGAATTACGAAACGTATTACATCAAGTCCTGCCTTTACTTTGTTCacatatataaagaaaaatataacgtGTATAGTGAAAAGGATATGAATGAATGCAGTGCGGGGAGGCACCCATTTTGGGGAAAGCTAAACGAAAAAGacgcggaaaaaaagaaaaaaaaaaaaaatgcagaaatgTACCCCTTCAAATGCTTAATTGATGACGTTTTGACGGAACTGAATAAGCTAGATAATCTTAAtggaattattttccaaaagcATATACGCCTCTTCGCTCAGAACGTGATACGCGATacgtatttattatattacttATTTGTGCAAGGGCCCACCATTAATAACCTTTTGGGCAATGTGCAGACGGACGCAAATACGAGTTCTTTggaaattttccattttaatcAAGTCAGCTCCGTTGGCGACAATTCGATAGAGGACAATTT ggctGAGGACAAAATGTACGAGGAAATTTGCAACGAAGAGGAGTATAAAAAActgtttgaagaaaaaaacgacgtCCTCTACATCGTAGACGTTTACACGAAGTGGTGCGGACCATGTCTCTTCACCTTcgaaattataaacaaaatttacaaagCCAATTTTACCTTCACAGAGAGCGTAAAAATAGTAGCCGTGTGCGCGCAAAATATCGCCTCGCTAAAAAACTACGATAACAATTCCAAGCCGTTTTACTTAATACTGAAGAATGGAGAAATTATTCGCCAAATTCAGGGATGCAACACGCCCCATATATTTGCGCTGATTGATGAACACTTGCTGGGTACCAAATTTAGTTGA